One segment of Coffea arabica cultivar ET-39 chromosome 7c, Coffea Arabica ET-39 HiFi, whole genome shotgun sequence DNA contains the following:
- the LOC113699934 gene encoding F-box protein At4g22280-like → MSRIRRSFLAPRIRSNRRQKTVKVQSQNHVKVDHVDRISALPNDLLCHILSFLATKKAAATSILSTRWRYLFTSLPNIHLEFDQSLRRFDPKSGKKYVDIMGPNYQRFARLVDCCHRLILQQKPYCLTKFHLSLEEFLEIFRVAIDSLICAAISCGVQQLEVFVGRDRSNAFSPPGILSCPGIFSCKTLLEMKLESRFTDFYVPETVSLPNLKILHLAQFILTDELSIPRLIQGCPVLIELSFDCLTYSEGEVLTLLIKSPSLEKIYLHCVTDEWDIVLDIPSAVNLECEVEGASKTSINAPKLQHLHFDGDAVKVNILPNHKSLVEARISVSCPYIVKTSDQEQLLRCEVAFELMNSSQSVVSLYLLDATVELLFYSQKLLPTFEKLTYLELEVRKYYDKHTRSWKMLSWLLESAPNLQVLVFDEVFWDDRIESSAEDKKFEFLSAEPVPLCLPIHLREVKIRKFNGKEYEFKLIDYILQNVKALKKMTVGVLGHFGARSKILSFKRCNNDCQIVFT, encoded by the exons ATGTCTCGTATCCGGAGATCCTTTTTGGCTCCAAGAATTCGGAGCAATCGAAGGCAAAAAACTGTCAAAGTCCAGTCCCAAAATCATGTTAAAGTTGATCATGTTGATCGGATAAGTGCTCTTCCAAACGACCTTCTCTGCCATATCCTTTCCTTTCTTGCAACGAAGAAAGCTGCAGCCACCTCCATCCTATCCACTCGATGGCGTTACCTTTTCACTTCACTTCCCAATATTCATCTGGAATTTGATCAGTCTTTACGACGATTCGATCCGAAAAGTGGTAAAAAATATGTAGACATTATGGGTCCCAATTATCAACGATTTGCTCGATTGGTAGATTGCTGTCATCGATTGATTCTTCAGCAAAAACCGTATTGTTTGACAAAATTCCATCTTTCCCTGGAAGAGTTTCTTGAGATTTTTCGGGTGGCAATTGACTCTCTGATATGTGCAGCAATTTCTTGCGGAGTCCAGCAGCTTGAGGTTTTTGTGGGACGTGATCGTTCCAATGCATTCTCTCCTCCGGGAATTTTGTCCTGTCCAGGAATTTTCAGTTGCAAAACACTTCTAGAAATGAAGCTGGAAAGTCGCTTTACTGATTTCTATGTCCCGGAGACAGTTTCTTTGCCGAATCTTAAGATTCTGCATTTGGCACAATTTATATTAACAGATGAGCTGTCTATTCCCAGGCTTATTCAGGGTTGTCCTGTGCTCATTGAACTGTCTTTTGACTGTTTAACATATTCAGAGGGTGAAGTTCTGACCCTTTTGATAAAAAGCCCTTCCCTGGAAAAAATCTACCTCCATTGTGTGACTGATGAATGGGACATTGTTCTGGACATCCCTAGTGCTGTAAATTTGGAATGCGAGGTTGAGGGAGCGAGTAAAACGAGTATAAATGCCCCAAAGCTTCAACATTTGCACTTTGATGGCGATGCAGTTAAAGTAAACATTCTCCCAAACCACAAGTCTCTTGTTGAAGCCAGAATATCAGTTTCTTGCCCTTATATTGTGAAAACATCAGATCAAGAACAATTATTACGCTGTGAGGTTGCCTTTGAGCTTATGAATTCGTCACAAAGTGTGGTATCACTTTATTTGCTGGATGCCACGGTGGAG TTACTCTTTTATTCTCAAAAGTTGCTGCCAACTTTTGAAAAGCTAACCTATCTTGAGCTTGAAGTCCGCAAATATTATGATAAGCATACTCGTAGCTGGAAGATGTTATCTTGGTTACTTGAGAGTGCACCTAATCTTCAAGTGCTGGTCTTTGATGAA GTGTTTTGGGATGACAGGATTGAATCCTCTGCTGAAGACAAGAAATTTGAGTTTCTTTCTGCAGAGCCAGTTCCATTATGCTTGCCGATACATCTTAGGGAagtaaaaatcagaaaattcaatgGAAAGGAATATGAATTCAAGCTCATTGACTATATTTTGCAGAATGTGAAAGCTTTAAAAAAGATGACTGTTGGTGTGCTTGGACACTTTGGAGCTCGCAGCAAAATTTTGTCATTCAAGAGATGCAACAACGACTGCCAGATTGTGTTCACATAA